TATTGGCCCGGTAAACGTTTTGCCTAGTTCTTCTCGGATTTTCAAAAGCAGTGGGTTTGAGGTTCCACATCCAGAAGTCTTTTTACGCCCCCAAGATGTCATTGTAGAGACATCCGCCAACGGTGCTACTACACCTGCAACAGTTAGCCGAGTTATACATTTGGGTTGGGAAGTTCAAGTAGAATTAAGTTTGGATGAAGGGCAAGTGGTGATGGCGCATTTAACACGCGATCGCTATAAAGAATTGCAATTAGAACCAGAACAACGGGTATATGTGAAACCAAAGGATGCAAAGTCTTTCCCTTTGTCTTATTCTATTTAACTAGTTCGGCAAAATTTCCCGCATTCAGGTGGAGTTAAGGGTGAATAGTTCACAATGTAGCGAATGCGCAAATATCAAGAAATACCCAGATAAATAAAACACTTTGTGGATAAAGCTTGAGAGAATATTTCTGCAAAATCTGTTGAATTTACATGATTTTTTAGCATAGTAAAGCCAATCTAGCCCAATTTTAAGTATGGAATAGCACATAATAAATTCATGAAATCAGAATTTGTGCTGTTTCCTCATGCTAAGTTCTTCAATTGTTCTGTCTTTGATTGTCACCGCGATCGCTCTTGGAGCCTCGATCATGGGACTATCAATTTTCAAGACTCAAACAATTCTCAAATTATTCAAGACAGAATCAGAGCAACTGGGTTGGCGAATCATGTTTTTGCTCATGATTGTTTTTCTAGGCGGTTATTTATTGTGTATCTATTTAACAGTTACGAAGCTGATTCAATGGATACCATTACTTACGGGAATGGTTTTCTTTTTCGGAGCGTTATTCGTATTTTTCAGCGTTACTATCTATTACCAAACACTGCAAAGATTATTGTCAGTACAAGAACAATACCGCACCGCAAAAGAAAAGGCAGAGTCAACTTTATTTAAATTACAAGAAACTCAGCAAGCTCAAATGCAGTTAATTCAACGCGAAACTATGTTAGCGTTGGGAACAATGGTAGCTGGGGTTGCCCACGAAATTAATAATCCAATCAGCTTTATTCATGGTAATTTAGAATTTCTTCATCAGTATATCAATGACTTACTCAGCCTGTTGGCAACTTATGCTGATGTTTATCCCAATCCAGATATTAAAATTGTCAAAGCTATTGCTAACAGCGACCTGAAATTTATCCAGAAAGACTTGCCAAAACTGCTAAACTCGATGACAGTTGGCACAATTCGTATCCAAGAAATTGTTGAATCGCTCTCAAATTTCTCACGGTTGAATGAATCAGACTATAAAAAAGCTGACATCCACGAAGGTATTGATAGTACACTTGTAATTTTGCAACATCGGCTTAATTGTTATACTAGTAATAATAAACCTATTTCAGTAATTAAACAGTACGAGAATATTCCTCATATTTTTTGTAATCCTCGCTTTTTAAATCAAGTATTTCTCAATTTAATTAATAATGCAATTGATGCCTTGCTGAAAAAAGCAGCTAATCTCAGTTCGATTACAGATGAAACACCAACTATTTGGATTCATACATTTCACTCTCAGCATAATGAAATTACTATTTCAATTGCTGATAATGGTTGTGGGATGAGCGAAGAAGTTTGCCAGAATATTTTCCAACCTTTTTTTACAACTAAGCCTGTTGGTCAGGGAACTGGTTTAGGTTTGTCTATTAGTTATCAAATTATCGTTGAGCAACATGGTGGTTCTATCAAATGTACTTCTACTGCCAATCAGGGAACTAAAATCGATATTAAGCTACCAATTAAACAAGCAGAAAAGACTGTTGTTACTCAATCAACGCATGATTACAGCTGAAGCTAATAAAGCTATATAATAATTATTTTTTAGTCAAATTCCAGAAATAGCCTACAAGTATGCAATATCAAATTTTGGCTATATTTGAAGCTGTGTTGCAAAAATGAGAAAAGCTGAGGCCGATATTAGAAAATATATTTTGTTCATAATTTGAGCAATATCGTTGAATTAACTGCAAGTACTCGCTCTAATCAAGAGTGTTTTTTTGGGTATTGTCATTTTTGCTGATTGGGTATTCCTGTTGAGGAATTGTCGCGATCGCTGTCATACTTTTAACATTTAACTACTCTCAATCACGACCAAAAGTTGACAAGACCCGTAACCTAACTCAGTAAATACTTGGGATATGGATGTACTAAAACGTCGCATGGGTCTTGAGCAGGAGTTTTTCCTCGTAGATGAAACGGGGGATCTCAGTAATCGTGGTGATGAGTTTTTGCAAGGTTGTCACTTGCGAGCAGAAACTCAAGGTTTAAATCCGCAATACTTTGTACCGGAGTTCGTCAAGAGTATGGTGGAAATCAATACTCCACCAGCATACACAGGCACAGAGCTAGCAACAGAGTATCTGAAAAATCTCAAACTGGCGTTAGCTGTAGCGCGAGAAATGGGTTTACGGCTGTATCCGCTATCTAGCTACCCATTACATATTATGCCAGTGATGCGCGATCGCCCCAATTATCATATCCAAGCACGGACTGTAGGCTACGACAGATTTTTGCACGCGGGGAAATGTACAGGTACACACCTACATTTAGAAGTACCGCCGGGAGTAATCAATTCTCGTGTTGCAGTTTCTTATAACTCTACAGCCGCCGAGCGAGAGGAACTATTGAATATTTACAACTTGGCGACAGCTTTTGACTCAGCGTTGATTTCTTTGGGGCGGGCTTGTCCTTTTTATGAAGGTGAAGCAATTGGGCTAGCCGCACACACAATTCGTTATCGGGGTAGCGAAATCTTCGGCTGGGAGGGAGTATATACTTATTTGCAACCTGTCGGTGGGCTGATGCCTTATGCCGAGAGTGCGGAAAGCTTAGTTGAGCAGCAATTTGCCCGCTATTATGCTTGGCTGCAAGCCTTAGATAAAGCCGGAATTGAGCGTCACCTTTTCTTAGAAGCGGGAGGAAGCTTACTGAAATCAGCTTGGAATCCCATCCGCCTGAATAAACTAGGGACTGTAGAAATTAGATGCATCGACAGCAATTATCCATCAGTGATTATTGGTGTAATTGCACTTTTAGAAAAAGCTGCCCACCGAGTTAGAAGCGACAATTTAAAAGTTAGACCAGCTAAGGAAGTATATACTTTTGAACTGGAGGGAAATTACCTATGGGTGCCAGATTTTGAATATTTAAATGGCGAG
The genomic region above belongs to Calothrix sp. NIES-2098 and contains:
- the gshA gene encoding glutamate--cysteine ligase — its product is MDVLKRRMGLEQEFFLVDETGDLSNRGDEFLQGCHLRAETQGLNPQYFVPEFVKSMVEINTPPAYTGTELATEYLKNLKLALAVAREMGLRLYPLSSYPLHIMPVMRDRPNYHIQARTVGYDRFLHAGKCTGTHLHLEVPPGVINSRVAVSYNSTAAEREELLNIYNLATAFDSALISLGRACPFYEGEAIGLAAHTIRYRGSEIFGWEGVYTYLQPVGGLMPYAESAESLVEQQFARYYAWLQALDKAGIERHLFLEAGGSLLKSAWNPIRLNKLGTVEIRCIDSNYPSVIIGVIALLEKAAHRVRSDNLKVRPAKEVYTFELEGNYLWVPDFEYLNGELLYAAATEGVKHPKVKAYVDSILQFAITDGGEGAKYLTKLRTQLDRYQSIEADILQEFTPATAKLTRDEGLRLVRECCDKLEAQVSWLDTQHPLKSLDEEAAFL
- a CDS encoding two-component sensor histidine kinase, translated to MGLSIFKTQTILKLFKTESEQLGWRIMFLLMIVFLGGYLLCIYLTVTKLIQWIPLLTGMVFFFGALFVFFSVTIYYQTLQRLLSVQEQYRTAKEKAESTLFKLQETQQAQMQLIQRETMLALGTMVAGVAHEINNPISFIHGNLEFLHQYINDLLSLLATYADVYPNPDIKIVKAIANSDLKFIQKDLPKLLNSMTVGTIRIQEIVESLSNFSRLNESDYKKADIHEGIDSTLVILQHRLNCYTSNNKPISVIKQYENIPHIFCNPRFLNQVFLNLINNAIDALLKKAANLSSITDETPTIWIHTFHSQHNEITISIADNGCGMSEEVCQNIFQPFFTTKPVGQGTGLGLSISYQIIVEQHGGSIKCTSTANQGTKIDIKLPIKQAEKTVVTQSTHDYS